The genomic DNA CGTGATCAGCGAGATCGTCAGCACGATGCAGGCGGTGATGCCCCAGCGCAGCTCGAACCAGACCGAATAGATGGTGATCTCGCGCCCGATGCGTTTTCCCTGGCCGTAACGGCGGAAGAGATAGTCGGGCAGGATGGTCAGCATCGAGCAAAGGATAAACTCGAACATGGCTTATGCCTTCCCTTCCGTCGATGGCTGAGCGGGCGATGCGTGGCCGTGGCCGGGCAACGCGTGCGGCTGTGGGTGGCTTGCTGCAGGCTCGGCCTCCACGTCCCTCGCCTCCGGCACGGTCGGCTGGTCCACCTTACCGGCAATCCGCTCCAGCGAACCGGCGATCGATGAAAGCGGCGAGGAGAAATCGGGAAGGTCGATCAGGGCGAGAAGCAGAGCTGCGCCCCACAGGAGGTTGTTGTGGGTGAGCAGCGACAGGAGCGCCAGGACCGCCACCAGCTCCAGCTGGATCTTGTTGGTCTTGTGCGCCATGACCTCCGGCAGCGAATGCAGCCTGAGATAGAGTGTACCGAGCGCGAAAATCGCCACGATCAGAAAAACGGCAACCGCATTCAAAAGCCAGTCGGACTGGCCCGGGGCTGTAATAAAGCCCGGCAGGTGATGGATGGCTGCAGGATGGATGGCTTCGGACATTACGCCTCCGCAAATCGGACTGGACCACGAGAATCGAACATTAGCACCCCTCAAAAAAAACGAAATAGAAGCTTGCACTTCAGCCGCAACTTGACCTTGCGGCAACACGCGCCCTATCAATCGACGCGCCGGCACTTCGAAGCGCCGCCGGTTTCGAGCAGGATCGAAAGGCACATGCTGTTCCCGCGGTAACGGCACCGGATGCCCACTCGCCCTAACGCGCGCAGACGCCCGCGCCTCTCGCGCGGCGGGTGCCGGCACAAGCACAGCCAGAAGGAGAGACCGCCATGGCCCAGAACATCTATGATCGTCAGGAGTTTTTCGAGGGCTACAGCCAGCTCGGGCGCTCGGTGCATGGTCTTGCCGGGGCCGCGGAATGGCCGGCGATTCGCGCGCTCCTACCGGATCTTTCCGGAAGCCGCGTCGTCGATCTCGGGTGCGGCTATGGCTGGTTTTCGCGCCACGCCCGCGAGGCCGGTGCCGCCCATGTGCTCGGGCTCGATCTCTCCGAGAAGATGATCGCCCGCGCCAAGGCCGACACATCAGATCCAGCAATCGACTACAAGATTGCCGATCTCGACCAGCTCGACCTGCCCGAAACGAGCTTCGACTTCGCCTACAGCTCGCTTGCCTTCCACTATGTCGAGGATTTCGGCCGGCTGGTCGCGACCATCCACAAGGCGCTGGTACCCGGCGCCCATTTCGTCTTCACCATCGAGCACCCGATCTACATGGCCTCGCACAATCCCGGCTGGCGCATCACCGATGGCGAGCGCACCTGGCCCGTTGATCACTACTCAGCCGAAGGCCCGCGCACGACGAACTGGCTGGCCAAGGGCGTGATCAAGCACCACCGCACCATCGGCACGACGCTGAACACGCTGATTGGCGCAGGCTTCGCCATCCGCCACGTCGAGGAGTGGCGGCCGACGCAAGAGCAGATCGCCGAGATCCCGGCTCTGGCCGAAGAGATGGACCGGCCGATGATCCTGATCGTGAAGGTGCAGAAGTAAGCGACGACGGCGGCCGTTACATTGGCCGCCTCTCGCCCTTACCCCTTCTCCTTCAGCGTCTCCTTCTGGGTGATCAGCCGGGCACTGTGCTGTCCGCTCAGATAGGTCCAGAACCAGCTCCAGGCGACGGCGAAGCGGCTGCGCGTGCCGATCAGGAAGTAGATGTGGGCGATGCCCCAGATCCACCAGGCAAGCGCGCCCTTGAGCTTGAAGCGGCCGAAATCGATGATCGCCGCGCGCCGGCCGATGGTGGCAAGGCTGCCCTGGTGGCGATAGCGGAAGTCTCCGGGCGGCTTGTCGCCTGAAAGCCGTGCGCGGATGACGTCGGCCACATAGGCGCCCTGCTGCTTGGCGGCGGGCGCAATGCCCGGCACCGGCTTGCCGCCGTCATAGGTGACGGCAGCCGTGTCGCCGATGACGAAGACGTCGGCATGGCCGGGAGCCGTGAGGTCAGCGCCGACGATCGCCCGGCCGGCGCGGTCGGCCGGGATATCCAGCCAGCGGGCAGCGGGCGAGGCCTGCACACCGGCGGCCCAGACGAGCGTACGGCTGCCGACGAATTGGTCGCCGATGACAACGCCCTCTTCCGTGCAGGATGTCACGGGTGTACCGGTGCGAACCTCGACGCCGAGCCGCTCCAGTTCCTTGACCGCATAGGCCGAAAGATCCTCGCTGAAGGCGGCGAGAATGCGCGGCCCCGCTTCCACCAGGATCACACGGGCCTGCCGCGTGTCGATGCGGCGAAATTCGTCGGGAAGCGTGCGGTGCGCCATCTCGGCGATGATGCCGGCAAGCTCGACGCCGGTCGGGCCGGCACCGATGACGGTGAAGGTCAGGAGGGCGGCACGGAGATCAGGATCCTCTTCGAGCTCGGCGCGCTCGAAGGCGAGCAGCACCCGCCGCCGGATCGTCGTCGCGTCTTCCAGGGTCTTCAGGCCGGGGGCAAAGGGCTCCCATTCGTCATGGCCGAAATAGGCGTGCGTCGCCCCGGTCGCCAGCACCAGCGTGTCGTAGCCGATCCGCTTGCCGTCCCTGAGCACCACGGCCTTTCCGGCCTCGTCGACATCGCTCACCTCGCCAAGCAGCGTCGTCACCTCGGGCCGGTCGCGCCAGAGGCTGCGGATCGGCCAGGCGATTTCGGAGGTCGCGATCAGCGTTGTTGCCACCTGGTAGAGCAAGGGCTGGAAGAGATGATGGTTGCGCCGGTCGATGAGGGTGATCCTCACCGGCGCGCCGGCAAGCCCCTTGACGAGTTGCAATCCGCCAAACCCGCCGCCGACAACGACCACGTGATGCCTGTCCTGCATGTTCTTTCCAGTCGGCTTTGCGACCGGCCTTCCGTTGGACATGCCACAACATTGGGGTTGTGACCGCCAAGGACAAGCGCAACCACCTCATGTCACCCTTGCAAAAAATCAAGAACAGCCCGCAACCGTCAGCGCTCGTCCGGCGCGAGATGCCGGATCCGCGCCACATGCGCCGCAATATCCTCAGCCGTAAACGGTGAATGGCGACGTACGTCGCTGGCGGGATCAAAGCCGAGACCCAACCGCTTTTCCGGGCGAAAGGACCGCTGGGGCCGGATCGGCCTTGGCGCAAATCCGCCGCCGCAGGTCGGGCAGACATTGTGAAGCACCGTTTCCACGCAGCTTGCGCAATAGGTGCATTCGTAAGAGCAAATGCGCGCGTCCGCGGACGCCGGCGGCAGGTCGCGGTCGCACAGTTCGCAGTTCGGTCTGAGTTCCAGCATGGTCGGCTCCATCGGTTGCGGATGATGTCCCCGCTTGCTCCCATGAAAAGCCTTTGGCATAAATGACAATATGCCCTCGTTTTATGCCAAACCCGAAAAAGACGTGCGAACGGTCGCGATCGTGCTCTTCGACCGCACCAAGCTGATCGATGTGACCGGCCCGTTGCAGGTCTTCAACGACGCCCGCACCGCGTCGGGCTCCCGGGCCTATTCCATCGCGCTGGTCTCCGAGTTCGGCGGCCCGGTCGCAACGGACACAGGCGTTGCGCTCGATACCCGCCCCTTTTCCGATTGCGCCGCGCCCGACACGCTCATCGTCTCGGGCGGGCAAAGCGCGCTCGAAGCGGCGAATTCGGAAGGGCTGCAAGCATTCCTGGCGGCCATGGCCGGCCAATGTCGGCGCCTCGGCTCCATCTGCCTCGGCGCCTTCATTCTCGCGCGCGGCGGCCATCTTGATGGGCGGCGCGCAACGACCCATTGGGAAGATTGCGCCCAGTTGCAGCAGGATTTCCCAGATATCGACGTGCGCGAGGATTCGATCTACGAGCAGGATCGCGGCATCTGGACCTCCGCCGGTGTGACCGCCGGCATCGACATGGCGCTTGCGATGGTCGAAGAGGACCTCGGCCGCAGCGAGGCCCTGCGGCTCGCGCGCTCCCTGGTGCTCTACGTCAAGCGCACGGGCGGCCAGCGCCAGTTCAGCGCCGCCCTGCACCAGCAGATGACGAGCCGAGGCGACCGCTTCGATGCGCTGGTGGCCGAGATCCGCTCCGATCTTACAGCCGACCTCTCCGTGCCGCGGCTTGCGGACATGGCGCGCATGAGCGAACGGAGTTTCTCCCGCCTGTTCACGCAGGAGGTGGGCGCAAGCCCGGCGCAGTTCGTCGAGGAATTGCGGGTCGATGCGGCCTGCGAGGCGATCGAGCGCAGAGACGTGTCCGTCTCGCAAGCCCCGTTCCTCTTCGGCTTCGGCAACGCCGAGCGCATGCGCCGCGCCTTTCAGCGCCGCAAGGGCATCGCGCCCTCGGACTATGCGGCCCGCTTCGGCCCGCCCTGACGGACGAAACCCGGAGGGGAAGCTTAAGCGGACGGAGACGCGACGGCGAAGGCGATGTCTTCCACCGCATCCGTGAGCACGATCTCGTCACCGAGCGACCATTCGGCCGCGCGTGCGGCGAGACGCGCAGGCACCATCGGCGAGCGGCCAGGACCGGGCGGCACGTCATAGGTGGCGTGTGCGTCATTGGCGAGGATCACGGTGAAGTCCTTCGCCATGGCCGTGCGGGCTGTCGCCGCCAGGCACATTTCCGAAAGCATGCCGCAGATCGCGATCGTCTCGACCTTGCGCGCCCGGAGCTGGTCTTCGAGATCGGTGCCGTCGAAGCCGTCGTCGTGCCGTTTGCGCACGACCACCTCGCCTGACTTGGCGGCAAAGAACAACTGCCAGCCATCGGTCTCCGGTTCGTCGACAGCGCCCTCAGGCCCATCGTTCTGCAGGAATATCACCGGCACGCCGGCCGAACGCGCCTTCTGCAGAAGCAGGCCAACGGCCCGTTGCAGATCGACATGGCCGGGCACGGCTTCAGGCCCGGAAATGAAGGCCCGCTGCACATCGACAATCACCAGCGCATCGGCAACGTCGCCACCGACCGCCTTGCTCACAGCGTCATTCGTCATTTCGCCTCACACCGCATAATCGACCGGCACCGCCGTGCCGCTCTTCAGGATTTCCATCGAGATCGAGGCGGAGACGTCGAAGAGTTCGACCTTGCGCACGATCTGCTTGTAGACCACGTCGTAGTGCTCGACACGCGGCAGCACGACCTTGACGATATAGTCATGATTTCCCGTCAGACGATGGGCCTCGACGATTTCGGGGATATCGCTGATCGCCCGGCGGAAGGTCTCGATCCATTCGTCCGAGTGGTGCGCCGTCTTGATCAGGGCAAACACGGTCGTCGGCACGCCCATGCGCTCGCGGTCGAGCACGACGATGCGCCTGGCGATGTAACCCGCCTCCTCCAGCCGCTGGATGCGGCGCGAACAGGCCGAAAGCGACAGGTTCACCCGCTCCGCCAATTCGCCGACGGCCACAGTCGCATCCTGCTGCAGCAGCGCCAGCAGCTTTCTGTCTCTATCGTCGAGCACGCCGATCCCTCCCATGATCAGAAATTCATACGCTACATAATTGCACATTCACTCCAACATGCGCAAACCATTCGCGCGCATGGCCGCTTTTGCTCCCATTAAAGCGAACCATTGCCGCCGACCCTGCGGCATAGTTCAGCCCATCAAACGACGGTCGCCACGGACGGCGGCGGTAGCGGACAGAGAGGAATGGTTATGCGCAAGATCGGTCTTATCGGCGGCATGAGCTTCGAAAGCTCGGCGGTCTACTATCGCATGGTCAACGAGGCCGTTCGCGACCACCTGGGCGGGCTGCATTCGGCCGAGGTGCTTTTGCATTCCGTCGACTTCCAGTCGATCGTCGACCTGCAGAAGGCCGGCCGCTGGGAAGACGCTGCCAAGCGGCTTGCCGATGTCGCCCAGAGCCTCGAAGCGGCCGGTGCGGACTGCGTGCTGATCTGCACCAACACCATGCACCTGATCGCCGATCAGGTTCAGGCAGCAATCGACATCCCCCTCATCAACATCATCGACGAGACGGCAGCGCGCCTGAAGGCCGCAAGCAGCCGCCGGCCGCTGCTGCTTGCCACCCGCTACACCATGGAGCACGGCTTTTATGCCGAGCGTATGAGAAGCCACGGCATCGACATCCTGGTGCCGGATGCGGACGGCCGCACCCTCGTGCACGATGTCATCTTCGACGAGCTTTGCGCCGGCAAGGTGCTGCGCTCGTCCCGCCGGGCGCTGATCGAATTGATCGACAAGGCCGAAGCGGAAGGCGCGGACGCCGTCATCCTCGGCTGCACCGAAATCTGTCTGACCCTCGACCCGAGAGCCTTGCCGCTGCCGGGCTTCGATTCCACCGCGATCCACGCGGAAGCTGCCGTCGAATTCGCACTGGATGGGGCTTGCCTCAAGCGGGCCGCGTAGTTAGCCGAGGGCTAGGCTAGGCTGCCCAATCGCGCCACATCGATCAGCCGCCACAAAGACGGCTATCGGCGGCGCGCAAGCGGCTGCAGGAAGACGCGCTCATAGCTCACGAACGGCGGATCGTCGGCGTAAAGCGCGTTCGCTGCCATCCCATCGGGATCCGCGGCCACATCGCTGCGATAGCGCAGATACGCCGCCTCGTCCGCAAAGGTGAAGAGCGCGACGGCGATGTCGCCGGCTCCGTCTTCGCCCACCCCCGGAAAACTGGCGCCGACGCCCTCAGGTTTTTCGCGCGGCACGAAATAGCCGTGATGCGTCCCGCCGTGCCGCTCGATCAGCGTCATCCAGGTTTGCGCATAGGCCTCGAATTCCGCCAGGCGGCCCGGTTTCAGCCGGTAACGGATCTCGCAAGTGACTGTTGCTTGCACCATGGCGGACCGATCTCCTGTCATCCGGTCTTCGCGGTCGACGATCGCGTCGACGAAGCGCGTCTTCTCAGCGGTGTAGCGATCGCCGTCATATCGATAGGCCTCGGCGAGGCGTGCCTTCAGCGCCGCGTAGGCCAAGGCGGTGTCCGCATGGCTGCGCAGATGGTCGCGGAAGACAAGACGCCGTCGATGGGTCTCGTTGTCCGGCGGGCAGAGATAGACGCGCCGATTCGGCTCGACCCCCTGCAGCATAAAGGCCCAGACATCGTCGTCGTACCGGTTGCCGCGCGCCTGGTAGCCGGCCGCAACGAGCAAGGCGCTGGCAGCCGCAATGTCGGGCAGCCCTCTCAAGGTGACATCGATGTCGATGACGGCCTTTGCCGCCATGCCGGGAACGGCCGTGCTGCCGATATGATCGACGGCGATGACCAGCGCATCCAGGATGCGCCTGAGATCCTGCGCGATCTCCCGGTAACGCTGCGGCCAGATGGGATCATAGGCAACGATTTCCACCCGTGTCGCCATTCAGAGCTCCGTCTCGTGGTCGATGCCACCCTTTCCCGGACGCGGCCCACGAAGGCCGATACAATTGCCCCAGGGGTCGCGCACCTGGCACATCCACAGCCCCTCCTGGATCGCCATCGGCCCGCGATAGAGATGCGCGCCGAGCGCCTCGAAATGGGCGAGCGCCCGATCGACGTCCGCGACCGCCCAGTAGACGACGGAACCGGCAGCACCGCTCGCCACCTTCTCGTCGGCCTGGACGATCTCGAGATCGATGGTGCCGATCCGCAGATAGGAAAAATCAAAGGCGGCAAGAAACCGATGTTCAGCGTCAGGAAATGCGCGCTGATACCAGGCAAGACCCGCCTGCGTATCGGCCACATGCACCAGAATGGCCGCCACGCCGTCCGCCATCACCCCCTCCATCCGCCATCCGGATCGCCTTGATACAGGATTCGCGGCCGTCTCAGGTGGAAATCGCCGGAGCGGCCGCTTGGCCGCGCCCGTCCGCGCCGCCCCGCACCGCCTGCCAATCGCATTCGGCAAGCCCCGCCGGCTTGAACGGGTCGATCAGCGTGCCCGAGACGATCGAGGCGAGCAGCCCCTGCATCGGCGGGGTGCGCGCAACTGTGGCTACCAGCCTGTCGCGCAGCCAGGCGAGAGCCGTCGAGTCCGACTGGTAGAAGGGCGTGAAGAGGAGCGACAGCAGCTGGAACAGCGCGACGTGGTTGCGGCGTGCGGCGGCATAGG from Ensifer adhaerens includes the following:
- a CDS encoding isochorismatase family protein, producing the protein MTNDAVSKAVGGDVADALVIVDVQRAFISGPEAVPGHVDLQRAVGLLLQKARSAGVPVIFLQNDGPEGAVDEPETDGWQLFFAAKSGEVVVRKRHDDGFDGTDLEDQLRARKVETIAICGMLSEMCLAATARTAMAKDFTVILANDAHATYDVPPGPGRSPMVPARLAARAAEWSLGDEIVLTDAVEDIAFAVASPSA
- a CDS encoding class I SAM-dependent methyltransferase, with the translated sequence MAQNIYDRQEFFEGYSQLGRSVHGLAGAAEWPAIRALLPDLSGSRVVDLGCGYGWFSRHAREAGAAHVLGLDLSEKMIARAKADTSDPAIDYKIADLDQLDLPETSFDFAYSSLAFHYVEDFGRLVATIHKALVPGAHFVFTIEHPIYMASHNPGWRITDGERTWPVDHYSAEGPRTTNWLAKGVIKHHRTIGTTLNTLIGAGFAIRHVEEWRPTQEQIAEIPALAEEMDRPMILIVKVQK
- a CDS encoding Lrp/AsnC family transcriptional regulator, translated to MLDDRDRKLLALLQQDATVAVGELAERVNLSLSACSRRIQRLEEAGYIARRIVVLDRERMGVPTTVFALIKTAHHSDEWIETFRRAISDIPEIVEAHRLTGNHDYIVKVVLPRVEHYDVVYKQIVRKVELFDVSASISMEILKSGTAVPVDYAV
- a CDS encoding GrpB family protein codes for the protein MATRVEIVAYDPIWPQRYREIAQDLRRILDALVIAVDHIGSTAVPGMAAKAVIDIDVTLRGLPDIAAASALLVAAGYQARGNRYDDDVWAFMLQGVEPNRRVYLCPPDNETHRRRLVFRDHLRSHADTALAYAALKARLAEAYRYDGDRYTAEKTRFVDAIVDREDRMTGDRSAMVQATVTCEIRYRLKPGRLAEFEAYAQTWMTLIERHGGTHHGYFVPREKPEGVGASFPGVGEDGAGDIAVALFTFADEAAYLRYRSDVAADPDGMAANALYADDPPFVSYERVFLQPLARRR
- a CDS encoding glyoxalase/bleomycin resistance/dioxygenase family protein, which gives rise to MADGVAAILVHVADTQAGLAWYQRAFPDAEHRFLAAFDFSYLRIGTIDLEIVQADEKVASGAAGSVVYWAVADVDRALAHFEALGAHLYRGPMAIQEGLWMCQVRDPWGNCIGLRGPRPGKGGIDHETEL
- a CDS encoding GlxA family transcriptional regulator — protein: MRTVAIVLFDRTKLIDVTGPLQVFNDARTASGSRAYSIALVSEFGGPVATDTGVALDTRPFSDCAAPDTLIVSGGQSALEAANSEGLQAFLAAMAGQCRRLGSICLGAFILARGGHLDGRRATTHWEDCAQLQQDFPDIDVREDSIYEQDRGIWTSAGVTAGIDMALAMVEEDLGRSEALRLARSLVLYVKRTGGQRQFSAALHQQMTSRGDRFDALVAEIRSDLTADLSVPRLADMARMSERSFSRLFTQEVGASPAQFVEELRVDAACEAIERRDVSVSQAPFLFGFGNAERMRRAFQRRKGIAPSDYAARFGPP
- a CDS encoding NAD(P)/FAD-dependent oxidoreductase codes for the protein MQDRHHVVVVGGGFGGLQLVKGLAGAPVRITLIDRRNHHLFQPLLYQVATTLIATSEIAWPIRSLWRDRPEVTTLLGEVSDVDEAGKAVVLRDGKRIGYDTLVLATGATHAYFGHDEWEPFAPGLKTLEDATTIRRRVLLAFERAELEEDPDLRAALLTFTVIGAGPTGVELAGIIAEMAHRTLPDEFRRIDTRQARVILVEAGPRILAAFSEDLSAYAVKELERLGVEVRTGTPVTSCTEEGVVIGDQFVGSRTLVWAAGVQASPAARWLDIPADRAGRAIVGADLTAPGHADVFVIGDTAAVTYDGGKPVPGIAPAAKQQGAYVADVIRARLSGDKPPGDFRYRHQGSLATIGRRAAIIDFGRFKLKGALAWWIWGIAHIYFLIGTRSRFAVAWSWFWTYLSGQHSARLITQKETLKEKG
- a CDS encoding aspartate/glutamate racemase family protein; amino-acid sequence: MVMRKIGLIGGMSFESSAVYYRMVNEAVRDHLGGLHSAEVLLHSVDFQSIVDLQKAGRWEDAAKRLADVAQSLEAAGADCVLICTNTMHLIADQVQAAIDIPLINIIDETAARLKAASSRRPLLLATRYTMEHGFYAERMRSHGIDILVPDADGRTLVHDVIFDELCAGKVLRSSRRALIELIDKAEAEGADAVILGCTEICLTLDPRALPLPGFDSTAIHAEAAVEFALDGACLKRAA
- a CDS encoding DUF1272 domain-containing protein, with product MLELRPNCELCDRDLPPASADARICSYECTYCASCVETVLHNVCPTCGGGFAPRPIRPQRSFRPEKRLGLGFDPASDVRRHSPFTAEDIAAHVARIRHLAPDER